A genomic segment from Streptomyces antibioticus encodes:
- a CDS encoding DUF2637 domain-containing protein, whose translation MAAPIQLTRTHRVLIGVVVTGAVIIAGIGFAGSYAAVRELAIQKGFGNFSYVFPIGIDAGICVLLALDLLLTWIRIPFPLLRQTAWLLTAATIAFNGAAAWPDPLGVGMHSVIPILFVVSVEAARHAVGRIADITADKHMEGVRLTRWLLSPVPTFLLWRRMKLWELRSYEQVIKLEQERLVYQARLRSRFGRAWRRKAPVESLMPLRLARYGVPLAETAPAGLAAAGIEPAVLPPIAADLAAGSRAAGAARVGAAAPLSEQRPELERSAPAQQQYAEHQQAPPAPGPDESPWFQGAPAAVEYHGGYDPTYDPSEQYAQWYEEQQQAEAYREQYEEEPPAPGQEPSPEETGTFPIPVGPGRTRELGEGGGNPEPDEEAFYQVFRQSIDGSFPTPGVLGDNIQATYGTVLSPSALKVLTDRFQHRFNAELEEDHIA comes from the coding sequence GTGGCCGCGCCAATCCAACTGACTCGGACGCACCGCGTTCTCATCGGCGTGGTCGTGACCGGCGCCGTCATCATCGCCGGGATCGGCTTCGCCGGTTCGTACGCGGCGGTCCGCGAGTTGGCGATCCAAAAGGGCTTCGGGAACTTCTCCTACGTGTTCCCGATCGGTATCGACGCGGGCATCTGCGTCCTGCTGGCCCTGGATCTGCTGCTGACGTGGATCCGCATCCCGTTCCCGCTGCTGCGCCAGACGGCGTGGCTGCTCACGGCGGCGACGATCGCGTTCAACGGCGCGGCCGCCTGGCCCGACCCGCTGGGCGTCGGGATGCACTCGGTCATCCCGATCCTGTTCGTGGTGTCGGTGGAGGCCGCGCGGCACGCGGTCGGCCGGATCGCGGACATCACGGCCGACAAGCACATGGAGGGCGTCCGCCTCACCCGCTGGCTGCTCTCGCCCGTCCCCACGTTCCTGCTGTGGCGGCGGATGAAGCTGTGGGAGCTGCGCTCCTACGAGCAGGTCATCAAGCTGGAGCAGGAACGTCTCGTCTACCAGGCGAGGCTGCGCTCCCGCTTCGGCCGCGCCTGGCGCCGCAAGGCCCCGGTGGAGTCCCTGATGCCCCTGCGCCTGGCCCGCTACGGCGTCCCCCTCGCGGAAACGGCCCCCGCGGGCCTGGCAGCGGCAGGCATAGAACCGGCCGTGCTGCCCCCCATAGCCGCCGACCTAGCTGCGGGCAGTCGTGCCGCTGGGGCGGCACGGGTGGGCGCAGCGGCACCTCTCAGCGAGCAGCGCCCTGAGCTGGAGCGGTCCGCCCCCGCCCAGCAGCAGTACGCCGAGCACCAGCAGGCCCCACCGGCCCCGGGGCCGGACGAGAGCCCCTGGTTCCAGGGCGCCCCCGCCGCCGTCGAGTACCACGGCGGCTACGACCCCACCTACGACCCCTCGGAGCAGTACGCCCAGTGGTACGAGGAGCAGCAGCAGGCCGAGGCGTACCGCGAGCAGTACGAGGAGGAGCCCCCGGCCCCCGGCCAGGAGCCCTCGCCGGAGGAGACGGGGACGTTCCCGATCCCGGTCGGCCCGGGCCGCACCCGTGAGCTGGGTGAGGGCGGCGGCAACCCGGAGCCGGACGAGGAGGCGTTCTACCAGGTGTTCCGTCAGTCGATAGACGGCAGCTTCCCGACGCCGGGGGTGCTGGGTGACAACATCCAGGCGACGTACGGCACGGTCCTGAGCCCGAGTGCGCTGAAGGTGCTCACGGACCGTTTCCAGCACCGTTTCAACGCGGAGCTGGAGGAGGACCACATCGCGTAG
- a CDS encoding DUF3558 domain-containing protein yields the protein MSEGTMQRRAQRDDQQRAERATRTGGLNRVVAAALAVPVMVLAGACSSDSGSDSGSGSGTQGAATASEGAASAAPTVQAAAYAALPDSCRTLSKKTLKDLVPKGGTSGKEGTSSDTAARASCSWSSLDNNGVDGSQFRWLNVSLLRFESDQAGGTGEAQARTYYAKQVKDAQNVSGAKNTKTEPLAGTGDEATVVRYDLKKKEGAFKQQTVVALVENVVVTLDYNGAGLAGDETPKADTLTTAAKKAAKEVVASVRSANGEGTGVGSGDGGDSSSKSPAPSASPSKTSSAAPSKTPAKSASKSAVAKS from the coding sequence ATGAGTGAAGGAACCATGCAGCGACGAGCCCAGCGAGACGACCAGCAGCGTGCCGAGCGAGCCACCCGGACGGGAGGGCTGAACCGCGTCGTCGCGGCCGCGCTCGCGGTCCCCGTGATGGTCCTCGCCGGAGCCTGCTCCTCGGACTCCGGCTCCGACTCCGGCTCCGGCTCCGGCACGCAGGGCGCCGCGACCGCCTCCGAGGGTGCCGCGAGCGCCGCGCCGACCGTCCAGGCCGCCGCGTACGCCGCGCTGCCGGACTCGTGCCGGACGCTGTCGAAGAAGACCCTCAAGGACCTGGTGCCGAAGGGCGGGACCTCCGGCAAGGAGGGCACCTCCTCCGACACCGCGGCCCGCGCCAGTTGCTCCTGGTCCAGCCTGGACAACAACGGCGTGGACGGCTCGCAGTTCCGCTGGCTGAACGTCTCGCTGCTGCGCTTCGAGTCCGACCAGGCGGGCGGCACCGGCGAGGCGCAGGCCCGGACGTACTACGCGAAGCAGGTCAAGGACGCCCAGAACGTCTCGGGCGCGAAGAACACCAAGACGGAGCCGCTCGCCGGGACCGGCGACGAGGCGACCGTGGTGCGGTACGACCTGAAGAAGAAGGAAGGCGCGTTCAAGCAGCAGACGGTCGTCGCCCTCGTCGAGAACGTCGTCGTCACGCTGGACTACAACGGCGCCGGTCTCGCCGGTGACGAGACACCGAAGGCGGACACCCTGACGACGGCCGCGAAGAAGGCCGCCAAGGAGGTCGTCGCGTCGGTCCGGTCGGCCAACGGCGAAGGCACGGGCGTCGGTTCGGGCGACGGCGGCGACAGCTCGTCGAAGAGCCCGGCGCCCTCCGCGAGCCCGTCGAAGACCTCCTCCGCGGCCCCCTCCAAGACGCCCGCCAAGAGCGCCTCGAAGTCCGCCGTCGCGAAGAGCTGA
- a CDS encoding zinc-binding dehydrogenase: MRAVVVRSFGGPEVVEVVERELPEPGARQVRIKVAAAALNPVDAGVRAGGFGGAGKEIGLGWDVAGTVDATGVATAWAVGDEVVALDYGMVKPLGTHAEYVVVDAAAVAKAPAGVDAAHAATLPLNALTAARALDLLDPEPGASLLVTGAAGAVGGYAVQLAARRGIAVTGLAREGDEEFVRSLGAAGFVAGEAAPGAFDLVLDAAVLGEPALAWARDGGAYVGVIPQAEPASVRGVRTSAVEVAADGARLAELVRLVEEGALTLRVAEEVALADAAKAHARLAEGGLRGRVVLVP; this comes from the coding sequence ATGCGTGCGGTAGTGGTGCGATCGTTCGGCGGGCCCGAGGTCGTCGAGGTGGTGGAGCGGGAGCTGCCCGAGCCGGGCGCCCGGCAGGTGCGGATCAAGGTGGCGGCGGCCGCGCTGAACCCGGTCGACGCCGGGGTGCGGGCCGGTGGGTTCGGCGGGGCGGGCAAGGAGATCGGGCTCGGCTGGGACGTCGCCGGGACCGTGGACGCGACGGGCGTGGCCACCGCCTGGGCCGTCGGCGACGAGGTCGTGGCCCTCGACTACGGCATGGTCAAGCCGCTCGGCACGCACGCCGAGTACGTCGTCGTGGACGCGGCCGCGGTGGCGAAGGCGCCGGCCGGGGTGGACGCGGCGCACGCGGCGACACTGCCGCTGAACGCGCTCACCGCCGCCCGGGCGCTGGATCTGCTGGACCCGGAGCCGGGTGCGTCCCTGCTGGTCACGGGCGCGGCGGGCGCGGTCGGCGGATACGCCGTCCAGCTCGCGGCGCGGCGCGGGATCGCGGTGACGGGGCTGGCGCGGGAGGGCGACGAGGAGTTCGTACGGTCCCTGGGCGCGGCCGGTTTCGTCGCGGGGGAGGCCGCGCCGGGCGCGTTCGACCTGGTGCTGGACGCGGCGGTGCTGGGGGAGCCGGCGCTGGCGTGGGCGCGGGACGGGGGCGCCTATGTGGGCGTGATACCGCAGGCCGAGCCCGCTTCCGTGCGGGGGGTGCGGACCTCGGCGGTCGAGGTGGCCGCGGACGGCGCGCGGCTGGCGGAGCTGGTCAGGCTGGTGGAGGAGGGGGCGCTGACCCTGCGGGTGGCCGAGGAGGTCGCGCTCGCGGACGCGGCGAAGGCGCACGCCAGGCTGGCGGAGGGCGGGCTGCGGGGGCGGGTGGTGCTGGTGCCGTAG
- the lysS gene encoding lysine--tRNA ligase, which yields MPIVAQSTETTDWVSRFADEVIEESERRAPGKPVVVASGLSPSGPIHLGNLREVMTPHLVADEIRRRGHQVRHLISWDDYDRYRKVPAGIEGVDDSWAEHIGKPLTSVPAPAGSAYPNWAEHFKAAMVESLAELGVEFDGISQTEQYTAGVYREQILHAMRHRADIDAILDQYRTKKAPAKKQQQKPLDEAELEAAEGSGAASEDDGTGSAGYFPYKPYCGNCAKDLTTVTSYDDDSTELTYTCTACAFSETVRLNEFNRGKLVWKVDWPMRWAYEGVIFEPSGVDHSSPGSSFQVGGQIVGIFGGKQPIGPMYAFVGISGMAKMSSSRGGVPTPADALKIMEPQILRWLYARRRPNQSFKIAFDQEIQRLYDEWDKLDAKVADGTVLPADAAAHSRAVRTAAAELPRTPRPLPYRTLASVADITAGHQDQALRILSDLDPGNPLGSLDEARPRFDKAEAWINTHVPADQRTIVREEPDTDLLKSLDEASQQSLRLLLDGLAEHWSLDGLTHLVYGVPKVQAGFSADATPKELPPEIKTAQRTFFALLYHLLVGRDTGPRLPTLLLAVGQERVRTLLGE from the coding sequence GTGCCGATCGTGGCTCAGAGCACCGAGACCACCGACTGGGTCTCCCGTTTCGCGGATGAGGTCATCGAGGAGTCGGAGCGCCGGGCCCCGGGCAAACCTGTCGTCGTCGCGTCCGGACTCTCCCCGTCCGGACCCATCCACCTGGGCAACCTCCGCGAGGTCATGACCCCGCACCTGGTCGCCGACGAGATCCGCCGCCGGGGCCACCAGGTCCGCCACCTGATCTCCTGGGACGACTACGACCGCTACCGCAAGGTGCCCGCCGGCATCGAGGGCGTCGACGACTCCTGGGCCGAGCACATCGGCAAGCCGCTGACCTCGGTCCCGGCCCCGGCCGGCTCGGCGTACCCGAACTGGGCCGAGCACTTCAAGGCCGCGATGGTCGAGTCGCTGGCCGAGCTGGGCGTGGAGTTCGACGGAATCAGCCAGACCGAGCAGTACACGGCCGGCGTCTACCGCGAGCAGATCCTGCACGCCATGCGCCACCGCGCCGACATCGACGCGATCCTCGACCAGTACCGCACCAAGAAGGCCCCGGCGAAGAAGCAGCAGCAGAAGCCGCTCGACGAGGCCGAGCTGGAGGCCGCCGAGGGCTCCGGCGCCGCCTCCGAGGACGACGGCACCGGCTCCGCCGGGTACTTCCCGTACAAGCCGTACTGCGGCAACTGCGCCAAGGACCTGACGACCGTCACCTCCTACGACGACGACTCCACCGAGCTGACGTACACCTGCACGGCGTGCGCCTTCTCCGAGACCGTCCGGCTGAACGAGTTCAACCGCGGCAAGCTCGTCTGGAAGGTCGACTGGCCGATGCGCTGGGCCTACGAGGGCGTGATCTTCGAGCCGTCCGGCGTCGACCACTCCTCGCCGGGCTCCTCCTTCCAGGTCGGCGGCCAGATCGTCGGCATCTTCGGCGGCAAGCAGCCCATCGGCCCCATGTACGCCTTCGTCGGCATCAGCGGCATGGCCAAGATGTCCTCGTCCCGGGGCGGTGTGCCGACCCCCGCCGACGCGCTGAAGATCATGGAGCCGCAGATCCTGCGCTGGCTGTACGCCCGCCGTCGGCCCAACCAGTCCTTCAAGATCGCCTTCGACCAGGAGATCCAGCGGCTCTACGACGAGTGGGACAAGCTCGACGCCAAGGTCGCCGACGGGACTGTGCTGCCCGCCGACGCCGCCGCGCACTCCCGCGCCGTGCGCACCGCCGCCGCCGAGCTGCCGCGCACCCCCCGGCCGCTGCCCTACCGCACGCTCGCCTCCGTCGCCGACATCACCGCCGGACACCAGGACCAGGCGCTGCGCATCCTCAGCGACCTCGACCCCGGCAACCCGCTCGGCTCGCTCGACGAGGCACGGCCCCGGTTCGACAAGGCCGAGGCGTGGATCAACACGCACGTCCCCGCCGACCAGCGGACCATCGTGCGCGAGGAGCCCGACACCGACCTGCTGAAGTCCCTCGACGAGGCCTCCCAGCAGTCCCTGCGCCTCCTCCTCGACGGCCTCGCCGAACACTGGTCGCTCGACGGCCTCACCCACCTCGTGTACGGCGTCCCCAAGGTGCAGGCCGGCTTCTCGGCCGACGCCACGCCCAAGGAGCTGCCGCCGGAGATCAAGACCGCCCAGCGGACGTTCTTCGCGCTGCTCTACCACCTGCTCGTCGGCCGCGACACCGGCCCGCGCCTGCCCACGCTGCTGCTCGCGGTGGGGCAGGAGCGGGTGCGGACGCTGCTCGGGGAGTAG
- a CDS encoding winged helix-turn-helix transcriptional regulator, whose translation MATMTAVQRRERARAEYDAFLRACPTNQLLDRISDKWVSLVVSALAAGPMRYSDLARKIAGVSPKMLTQTLRSLERDGILTRTVTPSVPVRVDYELTALGGNLALLLTAVKDWAETHFDEVHAARERFDAETASDDRA comes from the coding sequence ATGGCGACCATGACCGCGGTCCAGCGGCGCGAGCGGGCCCGCGCCGAGTACGACGCCTTCCTCAGGGCGTGCCCGACCAACCAGCTCCTGGACCGCATCAGCGACAAGTGGGTCAGCCTGGTCGTCTCCGCGCTCGCCGCAGGACCGATGCGGTACAGCGACCTGGCCCGCAAGATCGCCGGGGTCAGCCCCAAGATGCTCACCCAGACCCTGCGCAGCCTGGAGCGGGACGGCATCCTCACCCGCACGGTGACCCCGTCCGTCCCGGTCCGCGTCGACTACGAACTCACCGCGCTCGGCGGCAACCTCGCCCTGCTGCTCACCGCGGTGAAGGACTGGGCGGAGACCCACTTCGACGAGGTCCACGCGGCCCGCGAACGCTTCGACGCCGAGACCGCGTCGGACGACAGGGCCTAG
- a CDS encoding TIGR03943 family putative permease subunit has protein sequence MRRWVTAGLLALGGLGLLRTSLFTEEYLRYVKEGMRPLLVASGVLLVLLGAAEAVAAWRGRAGDSESLSHAGHDHGHDHSGVPRVAWLLVLPALSLLFYAPPALGSYTASREAPKAVAVVAEDGFGPLPAASPLPITLTDFTQRVQQDTTRAIKGRTVLMTGFVTPADGGDGWYLTRILLSCCAADAQSVKVRVYGPAAPEPDTWVTVTGTWHADGTLGTSSAAVALDAASVRKAARPSNGYTDALPLGS, from the coding sequence GTGAGGCGCTGGGTGACGGCGGGGCTGCTCGCGCTGGGCGGCCTCGGGCTGCTGCGGACATCGCTGTTCACGGAGGAGTACCTGCGGTACGTGAAGGAGGGGATGCGGCCGCTGCTCGTCGCCTCCGGGGTGCTGCTGGTCCTGCTGGGGGCGGCGGAGGCGGTGGCCGCGTGGCGGGGGCGCGCGGGTGACTCCGAGTCCTTGAGCCATGCCGGTCACGACCACGGCCACGACCACTCCGGGGTCCCGCGGGTCGCCTGGCTGCTGGTCCTGCCCGCGCTGAGCCTGCTCTTCTACGCGCCGCCCGCGCTGGGCTCGTACACGGCGTCCCGGGAGGCGCCGAAGGCCGTCGCCGTCGTCGCCGAGGACGGGTTCGGCCCGCTGCCCGCGGCCTCGCCGCTGCCGATCACCCTGACCGACTTCACCCAGCGGGTGCAGCAGGACACGACACGGGCGATCAAGGGGCGGACGGTGCTGATGACGGGCTTCGTCACGCCCGCCGACGGCGGTGACGGCTGGTATCTGACCCGGATCCTGCTGTCGTGCTGCGCGGCGGACGCCCAGTCCGTGAAGGTGCGGGTGTACGGGCCGGCCGCGCCGGAGCCGGACACCTGGGTGACGGTGACGGGCACCTGGCACGCGGACGGCACCCTCGGCACCTCCTCGGCGGCGGTGGCCCTGGACGCCGCGAGCGTCCGGAAGGCCGCACGGCCGAGCAACGGCTACACGGACGCCCTGCCACTCGGTTCCTGA
- a CDS encoding tyrosine-protein phosphatase, with amino-acid sequence MDRHLRFDALHNFRDLGGYPTRDGLRVRPGLLYRADSLGKLTPGTTDWDRFRALGIRTVIDLRHPWEAERRGRIPHDASFTYHNLSIEHRPYDQAAQTADVEPGPYLSERFMEVAQDGTKEIAAALTLIAEERDGGLVFHCASGKDRTGQLAALLLALLGVPDEVIIEDFSLTELATGALLADWRARNGGRSPGWPSFARAPESVMRLFLAAMRARYGSIESYVTHTLSLDAAALATSLRARLLEPAPTTWPDLTYRRATPEDAPLLVRLRDTAALWQLARGIRQWQPGEKDETHFRTRMRDGEVWLAHTGDTPAGAWELWWDDPAAWGPRPPEAGYIHRLMTTPHTAPPGTGRRMLAEAESRITATGRPYARLDCLTSNPRLRAYYESAGYTAVGEQRQKTDGTGSPYAVTLLEKRLS; translated from the coding sequence GTGGACAGACATCTACGGTTCGACGCGCTGCACAACTTCCGCGACCTGGGCGGCTACCCGACCCGCGACGGCCTGCGGGTCCGCCCGGGCCTGCTCTACCGCGCGGACTCCCTCGGCAAACTGACCCCCGGCACCACCGACTGGGACCGCTTCCGCGCCCTCGGCATCCGTACGGTGATCGATCTGCGCCACCCCTGGGAGGCCGAGCGCCGGGGCCGGATCCCGCACGACGCGTCCTTCACGTACCACAACCTCAGCATCGAGCACCGGCCCTACGACCAGGCCGCCCAGACCGCGGACGTCGAGCCCGGCCCCTACCTCTCGGAACGCTTCATGGAGGTGGCGCAGGACGGCACGAAGGAGATCGCGGCGGCCCTCACCCTGATCGCCGAGGAGCGCGACGGCGGCCTGGTCTTCCACTGCGCGTCCGGCAAGGACCGCACGGGCCAGTTGGCCGCCCTGCTCCTCGCCCTGCTCGGCGTCCCCGACGAGGTGATCATCGAGGACTTCAGCCTCACGGAACTGGCGACCGGCGCCCTCCTCGCCGACTGGCGCGCCCGCAACGGGGGCCGCTCCCCCGGCTGGCCGTCCTTCGCCCGCGCCCCCGAGTCGGTGATGCGGCTGTTCCTGGCGGCGATGCGCGCCCGCTACGGCTCGATCGAGTCCTACGTCACCCACACCCTCAGCCTGGACGCGGCGGCCCTCGCCACCTCCCTCCGCGCCCGCCTCCTGGAACCCGCCCCCACCACCTGGCCGGACCTGACCTACCGCAGGGCGACCCCCGAGGACGCCCCGCTCCTGGTCCGCCTCCGCGACACCGCCGCCCTCTGGCAGCTCGCCCGGGGCATCCGCCAGTGGCAGCCCGGCGAGAAGGACGAGACCCACTTCCGCACCCGCATGCGCGACGGCGAGGTCTGGCTGGCCCACACCGGCGACACGCCGGCCGGCGCCTGGGAACTCTGGTGGGACGACCCGGCCGCCTGGGGCCCCCGCCCACCCGAAGCCGGCTACATCCACCGCCTGATGACGACCCCTCACACCGCCCCACCCGGCACCGGCCGCCGCATGCTGGCCGAGGCGGAATCCCGCATCACCGCCACGGGCCGCCCCTACGCCCGCCTCGACTGCCTCACCTCCAACCCCCGCCTGCGCGCGTACTACGAGTCGGCCGGCTACACGGCCGTAGGAGAACAACGCCAGAAAACAGACGGCACGGGCAGCCCGTACGCGGTGACGCTGCTGGAGAAACGACTTAGCTGA
- a CDS encoding permease, protein MRDTEIRTEIRTETRSAVAADGGEAVAARRLPAHWPLVLLGAALLPGVVLVAVGRSLEEPAVQAWRTVFLAVTVQATPFLLLGTALSGAINAFVPASVFGRLLPKRPALAVPVAGMAGVVLPGCECASVPVANSLIGRGVTPAAAFAFLLSAPAVNPVVLTATAIAFPGDPAMVLARLLASLLAAAAMGWLWLWLGKEEWLRPSVRHSGHRPGRSRWTEFREGFQHDFLHAGGFLVVGAMAAATFNVAVPKSVLETFSGSPWLSVLFLAGLAIVLAVCSEADAFVAASLTGFSPVARLTFMVVGPMVDLKLIALQAGTFGRAFAFRFSAATAVVAVVCAVLIGGVLL, encoded by the coding sequence ATGCGGGACACGGAGATACGGACGGAGATACGGACGGAGACACGGTCCGCGGTGGCTGCGGACGGCGGGGAGGCCGTCGCCGCCCGTCGGCTGCCGGCGCACTGGCCGCTGGTGCTGCTGGGCGCGGCACTGCTGCCGGGCGTGGTGCTGGTGGCCGTCGGCCGGTCGCTGGAGGAGCCGGCCGTGCAGGCGTGGCGGACGGTGTTCCTGGCGGTGACGGTGCAGGCGACGCCGTTCCTGCTGCTGGGCACGGCGCTGTCCGGGGCGATCAACGCGTTCGTGCCGGCGAGCGTCTTCGGGCGGCTGCTGCCGAAGCGGCCCGCGCTCGCGGTGCCGGTCGCCGGGATGGCGGGCGTGGTGCTCCCGGGCTGCGAGTGCGCGTCGGTGCCGGTGGCGAACAGTCTGATCGGGCGCGGGGTGACCCCGGCCGCGGCCTTCGCGTTCCTGCTGTCGGCGCCGGCCGTGAACCCGGTGGTGCTGACCGCCACGGCGATCGCGTTCCCGGGCGACCCCGCGATGGTCCTCGCCCGGCTGCTCGCGTCCCTGCTGGCGGCGGCCGCGATGGGCTGGCTGTGGCTCTGGCTGGGCAAGGAGGAGTGGCTGCGGCCGTCCGTACGGCACTCCGGGCACCGGCCGGGGCGCAGCCGCTGGACGGAGTTCCGCGAGGGCTTCCAGCACGACTTCCTGCACGCGGGCGGGTTCCTGGTGGTGGGGGCGATGGCCGCCGCGACCTTCAATGTGGCGGTGCCGAAGTCGGTGCTGGAGACGTTCTCCGGGTCGCCGTGGCTGTCGGTGCTGTTCCTGGCGGGGCTGGCGATCGTGCTGGCGGTGTGCAGCGAGGCGGACGCGTTCGTGGCGGCCTCGCTGACCGGGTTCTCCCCCGTGGCCCGGCTGACGTTCATGGTGGTCGGGCCGATGGTCGACCTGAAGCTGATCGCGTTGCAGGCGGGCACCTTCGGCCGCGCCTTCGCGTTCCGCTTCTCGGCGGCCACGGCGGTGGTCGCGGTGGTGTGCGCCGTGCTGATCGGAGGGGTGCTGCTGTGA
- a CDS encoding RtcB family protein yields the protein MSYVEMPGAKVPIRMWTDPASVEEGALQQLRNVAGLPWIKGLAVMPDVHYGKGATVGSVIAMRGAVCPAAVGVDIGCGMSAVKTSLTANDLPGDLSRLRSKIEQTIPVGRGLHDDPVDPGTLHGFGAGGWDDFWGRFDGVAEAVRFRRERAGRQMGTLGSGNHMIEVCLDTAGSVWLMLHSGSRNIGKELAEHHIGVAQKLPHNQGLVDRDLAVFVSDTPQMAAYRSDLYWAQEYAKYNRSIMMALLKDVVRKEFKKARPTFDTEISCHHNYVAEERYDGMDLLVTRKGAIRAGSGEFGIIPGSMGTSSYIVKGLGNEKAFNSASHGAGRRMSRTAAKRRFTVRDLEEQTRGVECRKDTGVIDEIPGAYKNIDQVMAQQRDLVEVVAKLKQFICVKG from the coding sequence ATGTCGTACGTGGAGATGCCGGGCGCGAAGGTACCGATCCGGATGTGGACCGACCCCGCGTCGGTCGAGGAGGGGGCGCTCCAGCAGCTCCGCAATGTCGCGGGCCTGCCCTGGATCAAGGGCCTCGCGGTGATGCCGGACGTCCACTACGGCAAGGGCGCCACGGTCGGCTCGGTCATCGCGATGCGGGGCGCGGTCTGCCCGGCGGCGGTCGGGGTCGACATCGGCTGCGGGATGTCGGCGGTGAAGACGTCCCTGACGGCGAACGACCTCCCCGGCGACCTCTCCCGCCTCCGCTCGAAGATCGAGCAGACCATCCCGGTGGGCCGCGGCCTGCACGACGACCCGGTGGACCCGGGCACGCTGCACGGCTTCGGGGCCGGGGGGTGGGACGACTTCTGGGGGCGGTTCGACGGGGTCGCGGAGGCGGTCAGATTCCGTCGCGAGCGGGCCGGTCGGCAGATGGGGACGCTCGGATCCGGAAATCACATGATCGAAGTGTGTCTGGATACGGCCGGTTCGGTCTGGCTGATGCTCCACTCCGGTTCCCGGAACATCGGCAAGGAGCTGGCCGAGCACCACATCGGTGTGGCGCAGAAACTCCCGCACAACCAGGGTCTGGTCGACCGTGATCTGGCGGTGTTCGTTTCGGACACCCCGCAGATGGCCGCGTACCGGAGCGATCTGTACTGGGCGCAGGAGTACGCCAAGTACAACCGCTCGATCATGATGGCGCTCCTGAAGGACGTCGTCCGCAAGGAGTTCAAGAAGGCCAGGCCGACCTTCGACACCGAGATCTCCTGCCATCACAACTACGTGGCGGAGGAGCGGTACGACGGCATGGATCTTCTCGTCACCCGCAAGGGCGCGATTCGCGCCGGTTCCGGTGAGTTCGGGATCATTCCCGGTTCGATGGGCACCAGTTCGTACATCGTGAAGGGCCTCGGCAACGAGAAGGCGTTCAATTCGGCCTCACACGGGGCAGGCCGGCGCATGAGCCGCACCGCGGCGAAGCGGCGTTTCACCGTGCGGGACCTGGAGGAGCAGACGCGGGGCGTGGAGTGCCGTAAGGACACCGGTGTGATCGACGAGATCCCGGGCGCGTACAAGAACATCGATCAGGTGATGGCGCAGCAGCGCGACCTGGTCGAGGTCGTGGCGAAGCTCAAGCAGTTCATCTGCGTGAAGGGGTGA
- a CDS encoding SDR family NAD(P)-dependent oxidoreductase — MATAAPSAASRIAVVTGASSGIGAATARQLAAAGYRVVLTARRKDRIEALAEEIVTAGGRATAYQLDVTDRAAVDEFATAFQTIGVLVNNAGGALGADTVAAGDPADWRTMYETNVIGTLNLTQALLPKLVASGDGTVVVVSSTAGHGTYEGGGGYVAAKHGAHVLAETLRLEIVGQPVRVIEIAPGMVRTDEFALTRFGGDRDRAAKVYEGVAEPLTADDVAETITWAVTRPHHVNVDLLVLRPRAQASNTKIHREL, encoded by the coding sequence ATGGCCACCGCCGCACCGTCCGCCGCCTCCCGCATCGCCGTCGTCACGGGTGCGAGCAGCGGAATCGGCGCCGCCACCGCCCGGCAGCTCGCCGCCGCCGGCTACCGCGTCGTCCTGACCGCCCGCCGCAAGGACCGTATCGAGGCGCTGGCCGAGGAGATCGTCACCGCGGGCGGCCGGGCGACCGCCTACCAGCTCGACGTGACCGACCGGGCCGCCGTCGACGAGTTCGCGACCGCGTTCCAGACGATCGGCGTCCTGGTCAACAACGCGGGCGGCGCGCTCGGCGCCGACACCGTCGCCGCCGGGGACCCGGCCGACTGGCGCACGATGTACGAGACCAACGTCATCGGCACCCTCAACCTCACCCAGGCCCTGCTGCCCAAGCTGGTCGCGAGCGGCGACGGCACGGTGGTCGTCGTCTCCTCCACCGCGGGCCACGGCACCTACGAGGGCGGCGGCGGCTATGTCGCGGCCAAGCACGGCGCCCATGTCCTCGCCGAGACACTGCGCCTGGAGATCGTCGGGCAGCCGGTGCGGGTCATCGAGATCGCCCCCGGCATGGTCCGCACCGACGAGTTCGCCCTGACCCGCTTCGGCGGCGACCGGGACCGGGCCGCCAAGGTCTACGAGGGCGTCGCCGAACCCCTCACCGCCGACGACGTCGCCGAGACGATCACCTGGGCCGTCACCCGCCCCCACCACGTCAACGTCGACCTCCTCGTCCTGCGCCCCCGCGCGCAGGCGTCCAACACGAAGATCCACCGGGAGCTGTGA